In Sphingobacterium zeae, one genomic interval encodes:
- a CDS encoding ferredoxin--NADP reductase, with protein MYTLRISKIIPQPNNNLTFQLESIAGDYPYYKAGQFITLSFVFGDHEVRRSYSFNSSPDNNEPLSITVKRVENGEISRLLHHTIVEGDIVNAMEPQGLFVYEPKPEKVRTLFLFAAGIGITPLYAILKTALLAESKSKIVLIYSNSTLELTPFRSELEHWADRFPDRLTIVWIYSNSKYLMKARLNRDYIHAIVNDHLFGNKEDALFYTCGPVIYMDLCRFTLLGMGFDSNQIKRETFLLPENEEDDDDETEKEVDRTTYAIELSFQGKTYHLEVPYNKSILDIGLEHKIKLPYSCKSGMCSTCISQCTRGKVRMDYNEVLTDREVEQGRILLCTGHPIEMNTAIEVL; from the coding sequence ATTTCAAAAATCATCCCCCAACCTAATAATAACCTTACTTTTCAGCTTGAGTCTATAGCAGGAGACTATCCTTACTATAAAGCTGGGCAGTTTATTACACTTTCTTTTGTGTTTGGTGATCATGAGGTACGTCGTTCTTATTCTTTTAATAGTTCGCCGGATAATAATGAGCCCTTAAGTATCACAGTTAAGCGTGTCGAAAATGGGGAAATATCCCGACTGCTCCACCATACTATTGTGGAGGGGGATATCGTCAATGCAATGGAACCTCAGGGTTTATTTGTATATGAACCCAAACCGGAAAAGGTTCGGACCTTATTTTTGTTTGCTGCAGGAATTGGCATTACACCCTTGTATGCTATTCTGAAAACAGCGCTTCTTGCTGAAAGTAAGTCCAAAATAGTTTTAATTTACAGTAATAGTACGCTGGAGTTAACACCGTTCCGATCGGAATTGGAGCACTGGGCAGATCGATTTCCTGATCGCTTAACTATTGTGTGGATTTACTCCAATAGTAAATACTTGATGAAAGCCAGGTTAAATAGAGACTATATACATGCTATTGTTAACGATCATTTGTTTGGAAATAAGGAAGATGCTTTGTTTTATACCTGTGGTCCTGTGATTTATATGGACTTATGTCGTTTTACCCTTTTGGGGATGGGGTTTGATTCCAATCAGATAAAACGAGAGACATTTCTATTGCCCGAAAATGAAGAGGATGATGATGACGAGACCGAAAAGGAAGTCGATAGAACAACCTATGCCATCGAACTATCTTTTCAAGGTAAAACTTATCATCTAGAGGTTCCCTACAATAAATCTATTTTAGATATAGGGCTGGAGCATAAAATTAAATTGCCTTATTCTTGTAAATCCGGTATGTGTAGTACGTGTATTTCGCAGTGTACAAGGGGGAAAGTAAGAATGGACTATAATGAGGTGTTAACAGACCGTGAAGTTGAACAAGGAAGAATACTGTT